The Borrelia duttonii Ly genome includes a window with the following:
- a CDS encoding plasmid maintenance protein — MRNTNKHQHKLIVLISTICYVNNRFKKYTQNDILYYFNGNIKRNGQKEVKLKTLQSYLYKLKKELKVTDNYHRHLGINMGTEIYYKLKYSKKECYRKINKYFRNKKEDKFQKRITKNYKKIDNKNGSVEKWECIYNIYNNKKEDKYKKLKEKLQVKKYAKKCLFKSKEFLSVLNLDINKDDKIKILKAMKRTENYLMKNFSEKINNFTISRNKLKPKQEELKKVLSGIKIQLESEKYDSEQVEMQIQETYERYKNKPHFIIESDKYDDCKRVITKIKNSVKNLNTNVEKDEQAVRVNIFSILFEQLKSKFETNIFIPMLKDYLDRQDKLEYNKAFNNQYYYELLKLIKNKDNYSRVQGFKEIVN, encoded by the coding sequence ATGAGGAATACAAACAAACATCAGCACAAATTAATAGTCTTGATATCAACAATATGTTATGTAAACAATCGATTTAAGAAATACACCCAAAATGACATACTTTACTATTTTAACGGCAATATTAAAAGGAATGGCCAAAAAGAAGTTAAACTTAAAACATTACAAAGCTATCTCTACAAGTTGAAAAAAGAATTAAAAGTAACAGATAACTACCATAGACATTTGGGAATTAACATGGGCACCGAAATTTACTATAAACTTAAATATTCTAAGAAAGAATGCTATCGTAAAATCAATAAATACTTCAGGAACAAAAAAGAAGACAAATTTCAAAAACGCATAACTAAAAATTACAAAAAAATTGACAATAAAAATGGGAGTGTAGAAAAATGGGAGTGTATTTATAATATATATAATAATAAGAAAGAAGATAAATACAAAAAGTTAAAAGAAAAATTACAAGTAAAGAAATATGCAAAAAAATGTCTATTCAAATCAAAAGAGTTTCTCTCTGTTTTGAATTTAGATATAAACAAAGATGATAAAATTAAGATATTGAAAGCAATGAAAAGGACAGAAAACTACCTTATGAAAAACTTTTCTGAAAAAATAAATAATTTTACTATAAGTCGAAACAAACTTAAGCCCAAACAAGAAGAATTAAAAAAAGTTTTAAGTGGAATAAAAATACAATTGGAAAGTGAAAAATATGACAGTGAACAGGTTGAAATGCAAATACAAGAAACATATGAGAGATATAAAAACAAGCCACATTTTATTATCGAAAGTGATAAATATGATGATTGCAAAAGAGTGATAACCAAAATTAAAAATTCGGTTAAAAATCTTAATACAAACGTCGAAAAAGATGAACAAGCAGTCAGAGTTAACATATTTAGCATATTGTTTGAACAATTAAAGTCTAAATTTGAAACAAATATATTCATACCTATGCTAAAGGATTATTTAGACAGACAGGATAAATTAGAGTATAATAAGGCATTTAACAATCAATACTATTATGAATTATTGAAATTGATAAAAAATAAAGATAATTATTCCAGGGTACAAGGATTTAAAGAAATTGTTAATTAA
- a CDS encoding DUF226 domain-containing protein: MKSILERLKEKKIKIAAQKDKLIFIKVENNSDLTFYHTKIMMDLYRFGVNKKQNHKFFISFRGLFNQEKIESFHLFAVRDDDKFLGIFYGFRKPIKNVVRRYEENGVMKASTFSKVYYIEFRFKKGSVFCYLEGLAYFFKERKFGTKYCKSLIIKLSILEDRVYKFYDKKLPNGGFISKWIKRNQK, from the coding sequence ATGAAAAGCATACTAGAACGTTTAAAGGAAAAAAAAATAAAAATAGCGGCACAAAAAGACAAGCTTATTTTTATTAAGGTAGAAAATAATAGCGATCTAACATTTTATCATACAAAAATCATGATGGATTTATATAGATTTGGGGTTAATAAAAAACAAAATCATAAATTTTTCATCTCATTTAGAGGATTATTTAATCAGGAGAAGATAGAATCATTTCATTTATTTGCAGTGAGAGATGATGATAAATTTCTAGGAATATTTTATGGTTTTAGAAAGCCAATAAAAAATGTTGTAAGGAGATATGAGGAAAATGGAGTAATGAAAGCATCTACTTTTTCGAAAGTTTATTATATAGAATTTAGGTTTAAAAAAGGAAGTGTATTTTGTTATTTGGAAGGTCTTGCTTATTTCTTTAAGGAAAGAAAATTTGGTACAAAATATTGTAAATCTTTAATTATAAAACTTTCAATTTTGGAAGATCGAGTATATAAATTTTATGATAAAAAGTTACCAAATGGAGGTTTTATATCTAAATGGATAAAAAGAAATCAAAAGTAA
- a CDS encoding ParA family protein, which translates to MDKKKSKVITIASIKGGVGKSTTSLIFATLLAQKNRVLLIDIDTQASVTSYFFMQIEKQNLDLKSINIYEVLKNNLDINNSIINVDNNLDLIPSYLSLHKFNKEAITFKEIKLQKQLFNLKLEYDYIIIDTNPSLDYTLTNALVVSDYIIVPMTAEKWAVESLELLNFSVEDLAIEIPIFVIITRFKKNNTHKELFSLLKKNSNFLGLVSEREDLNKKIAKNDIFNLSKDYILEYEGILNEFLSRITMSS; encoded by the coding sequence ATGGATAAAAAGAAATCAAAAGTAATAACAATTGCAAGTATTAAAGGTGGTGTTGGTAAAAGTACAACCAGTTTGATATTTGCAACTTTATTAGCCCAAAAGAATAGAGTTTTATTGATAGATATAGACACTCAAGCATCAGTAACTAGTTATTTTTTTATGCAAATAGAAAAGCAGAATTTGGACCTAAAAAGTATTAATATATATGAGGTTTTAAAAAACAATTTGGATATTAACAATTCAATTATCAATGTTGACAATAATTTGGACTTAATTCCTAGTTATTTAAGTTTGCACAAATTTAATAAGGAAGCCATAACATTTAAAGAAATTAAACTGCAAAAACAATTGTTTAATTTAAAATTGGAATATGATTATATAATAATAGATACTAATCCTAGTTTGGATTATACTTTAACAAATGCTCTGGTCGTTAGTGATTATATAATAGTTCCAATGACTGCAGAAAAATGGGCTGTGGAAAGTTTGGAGCTTTTAAATTTTTCTGTAGAAGATTTAGCAATAGAAATTCCTATTTTTGTGATAATAACCAGGTTTAAAAAAAATAATACACATAAGGAACTTTTTAGTTTATTAAAGAAAAACAGTAATTTTTTGGGATTAGTTTCGGAGCGAGAAGATTTGAATAAAAAAATCGCGAAGAATGATATTTTTAATTTGAGTAAGGATTATATATTGGAGTATGAGGGTATATTAAATGAATTTTTGAGTAGGATAACAATGTCCAGTTAA
- a CDS encoding chromosome replication/partitioning protein, whose protein sequence is MNVVINKRNLETLDEQNNYYQKLKQKLKSHCQQEIYYKMEIIKILKEIKDNEYYKLDNYKTFEDFIRDYKLARSQVYDYLKIANAIENGILQESYVVENGITHTIAFLRSDSGLFKKKLRRNALKPLKFQLKKQESYNFYKKNVKFAEFLLDTLFLNNKDLLRKFLDEFEFLKE, encoded by the coding sequence ATGAATGTCGTAATAAATAAGAGAAATTTAGAAACACTTGATGAACAAAACAATTATTATCAGAAGTTAAAACAAAAATTGAAGTCTCATTGCCAACAAGAAATCTATTATAAAATGGAAATCATTAAAATCTTAAAAGAAATTAAGGATAATGAATATTATAAATTAGATAATTATAAGACATTTGAAGATTTTATTAGAGATTATAAATTGGCAAGAAGTCAAGTTTATGATTATCTAAAGATAGCAAATGCTATAGAAAATGGAATTTTACAAGAAAGTTATGTAGTAGAAAATGGAATTACGCATACAATTGCTTTTTTGAGGAGTGATTCAGGTCTTTTTAAAAAGAAATTAAGGAGGAATGCGCTAAAACCATTAAAATTTCAACTTAAAAAACAAGAAAGTTATAATTTTTATAAAAAAAATGTCAAATTTGCAGAATTTTTATTAGATACTCTTTTCTTAAATAATAAAGATTTGCTTAGAAAATTTTTAGATGAATTTGAATTCTTAAAAGAGTAA
- a CDS encoding variable large family protein, with protein sequence MNKEKKGEGKVRVILLMMMMVMMGCNSGVLEAEQGKNKYLQSLVNVSNEFLNVFTSFGEMVGSVLGLNLESKKSDVGKYFKTVQDTVEEVKTGLNKIVAEMKEEKSPNVEATESAVKTLVESTLDKIIAGAKEASEAIGTDDSPIGNIATAGDAAGGAAGEIDKLVKGIKSIVEVVLKDSGKHDAGDDKKASDGSTSRTGGAAQDGEAGKLFSSANAGDQNNVKKVATDAAKAVGGVRGADILQAMIKNEGVAIKFAKSNDGNAGAAPKDAEVAGGIALRAMAKGGKFANGTAGNDVSAAVKGAAVSSVSKALDILTIGIRRAIDLGLKSVKEVMKTNTGATAMASGKIGSGSQNQ encoded by the coding sequence ATGAATAAAGAGAAAAAAGGAGAGGGGAAAGTAAGAGTAATATTATTGATGATGATGATGGTGATGATGGGATGTAATAGTGGGGTATTAGAAGCAGAGCAAGGGAAGAATAAATATTTGCAGTCATTAGTTAATGTAAGTAATGAATTTTTAAATGTTTTCACTTCATTTGGGGAAATGGTGGGGAGTGTATTGGGATTGAATTTGGAGAGTAAGAAATCGGATGTAGGGAAGTATTTTAAGACAGTGCAGGATACAGTAGAAGAAGTTAAAACAGGACTTAATAAGATTGTTGCTGAAATGAAGGAAGAAAAGAGTCCTAATGTTGAGGCCACTGAGAGTGCAGTGAAAACATTGGTTGAGAGTACACTTGATAAGATAATAGCTGGAGCAAAGGAGGCAAGTGAGGCAATTGGTACTGATGATAGTCCAATTGGTAATATTGCTACTGCTGGTGATGCTGCTGGTGGTGCTGCAGGTGAGATTGATAAACTAGTAAAGGGAATTAAGAGTATAGTAGAAGTAGTACTTAAAGATTCAGGAAAACATGATGCTGGGGATGATAAAAAGGCAAGTGATGGGAGTACTTCAAGAACTGGGGGAGCTGCTCAGGATGGAGAAGCAGGGAAATTGTTCTCTTCTGCTAATGCTGGTGATCAAAATAATGTTAAGAAAGTGGCAACAGATGCAGCAAAGGCAGTAGGAGGAGTAAGAGGAGCAGATATATTGCAAGCTATGATTAAAAATGAAGGTGTTGCTATAAAGTTTGCAAAGAGTAATGATGGTAATGCTGGTGCTGCTCCTAAAGATGCGGAAGTGGCAGGTGGAATAGCATTGAGAGCGATGGCAAAAGGTGGTAAATTTGCTAATGGTACTGCTGGTAATGATGTTTCAGCTGCAGTTAAAGGAGCAGCAGTAAGTTCAGTAAGTAAGGCATTAGATATATTGACAATAGGAATAAGAAGAGCAATAGACTTGGGACTTAAGAGTGTCAAA